From Calothrix sp. PCC 6303, a single genomic window includes:
- the psaA gene encoding photosystem I core protein PsaA translates to MTISPPEREEKKARVIVDNDPVPTSFERWGKPGHFDRTLAKGPKTTTWIWNLHALAHDFDTHTSDLEDISRKIFAAHFGHLAVVTLWLSGMIFHGAKFSNYEAWLTDPLNVKPSAQVVWPIVGQGILNGDVGGGFHGIQITSGLFQVWRGWGITNSFQLYVTAIGGLVLAGLFLFAGWFHYHKRAPKLEWFQNAESMLNHHLAVLLGCGSLGWTGHLIHVSNPTNKLLDAGVALKDVPLPHEFILNKDLLTELYPSFVNGLTPFFTLNWGTYSDFLTFKGGLNPVTGGLWMTDIAHHHLAIAVLFIVAGHMYRTNWGIGHSLKEILENHKGPFTGEGHKGLYEVLTTSWHAQLAINLAMMGSLSIIVAQHMYAMPPYPYLATDYATQLCIFTHHMWIGGFLIVGGAAHGAIFMVRDYDPVVNQNNLLDRVLRHRDAIISHLNWVSMFLGFHSFGLYIHNDTMRALGRPQDMFSDSAIQLQPVFAQWVQSLHTVAPGNTAPNAMNVVSHAFGGGVVAVGGKVAMMPIALGTADFLVHHIHAFTIHVTVLILLKGVLFARSSRLIPDKANLGFRFPCDGPGRGGTCQVSGWDHVFLGLFWMYNSLSIVIFHFSWKMQSDVWGTVDADGVVSHITGGNFAQSAITINGWLRDFLWAQASQVINSYGSALSAYGLMFLGAHFVWAFSLMFLFSGRGYWQELIESIVWAHNKLKVAPAIQPRALSITQGRAVGVAHYLLGGIATTWAFFHAHILSVG, encoded by the coding sequence AGCGAGAGGAGAAGAAAGCAAGAGTAATCGTTGATAACGACCCAGTGCCAACCTCATTTGAAAGATGGGGAAAACCTGGTCACTTCGACAGAACCCTTGCTAAGGGACCAAAAACCACCACATGGATTTGGAACCTTCACGCCCTCGCCCATGATTTTGATACACATACAAGCGATTTAGAAGACATATCCCGCAAAATCTTCGCCGCCCACTTCGGACATCTAGCCGTTGTGACCCTGTGGCTGAGTGGGATGATTTTCCACGGAGCGAAGTTTTCCAACTACGAAGCTTGGTTAACAGACCCATTAAATGTAAAACCCAGCGCCCAAGTTGTTTGGCCCATCGTGGGACAAGGCATCTTAAATGGTGACGTTGGCGGCGGCTTCCACGGTATTCAAATCACGTCTGGACTATTCCAGGTTTGGCGTGGTTGGGGTATCACCAATTCCTTCCAACTATATGTAACCGCGATTGGCGGCTTGGTATTAGCAGGCTTATTCCTATTTGCAGGCTGGTTCCACTACCACAAACGCGCTCCCAAGTTGGAATGGTTCCAAAACGCGGAATCCATGCTCAATCACCACTTGGCAGTATTGCTAGGTTGTGGTTCCTTGGGTTGGACAGGACACTTGATCCATGTTTCCAATCCTACCAATAAGTTATTGGATGCAGGTGTAGCGTTGAAAGACGTACCACTTCCCCATGAGTTCATCCTGAACAAAGACTTATTGACAGAGCTTTATCCAAGTTTTGTGAACGGTTTAACCCCCTTCTTTACATTGAATTGGGGTACATACTCCGATTTCTTAACCTTCAAAGGTGGTTTGAACCCAGTAACTGGTGGTCTGTGGATGACTGACATAGCTCACCACCATTTAGCGATCGCAGTTCTGTTTATTGTTGCTGGACACATGTACCGTACCAATTGGGGTATCGGTCACAGCCTCAAAGAAATCCTTGAGAACCACAAAGGACCTTTCACCGGAGAAGGTCACAAAGGTCTTTACGAAGTTCTCACCACTTCTTGGCACGCCCAGCTAGCAATTAACCTAGCAATGATGGGATCACTAAGCATCATCGTCGCGCAACACATGTACGCGATGCCTCCTTATCCCTACTTGGCAACCGACTACGCAACCCAACTGTGTATCTTCACCCATCACATGTGGATTGGCGGTTTCCTAATCGTTGGCGGTGCAGCACATGGTGCCATCTTCATGGTGCGGGATTACGACCCCGTAGTGAACCAAAACAACTTGTTGGATCGGGTGCTTCGTCACCGTGATGCAATTATCTCTCACCTTAACTGGGTGTCGATGTTCCTAGGCTTCCACAGCTTCGGACTCTATATCCACAACGACACAATGCGCGCATTAGGTCGTCCTCAAGATATGTTCTCGGATAGCGCAATTCAATTGCAGCCTGTGTTTGCACAGTGGGTACAAAGTCTCCATACCGTTGCACCTGGTAACACAGCGCCAAATGCAATGAATGTTGTAAGCCATGCTTTCGGTGGTGGTGTAGTTGCCGTTGGCGGCAAAGTTGCCATGATGCCCATCGCTTTGGGTACCGCTGATTTCTTGGTTCACCACATCCACGCATTTACTATTCACGTTACAGTCTTGATTTTGCTTAAAGGCGTACTTTTCGCCCGCAGCTCACGCCTCATCCCAGATAAGGCAAATTTAGGCTTCCGCTTCCCTTGCGATGGTCCAGGTCGTGGCGGTACATGTCAAGTATCCGGTTGGGATCACGTATTCCTCGGACTCTTCTGGATGTATAACTCCTTGTCAATCGTAATTTTCCACTTTAGCTGGAAAATGCAATCTGATGTATGGGGAACTGTAGACGCAGATGGTGTGGTGTCACATATCACTGGTGGTAACTTTGCCCAAAGTGCCATCACCATCAATGGTTGGTTGCGAGACTTCCTGTGGGCGCAAGCTTCACAAGTTATCAACTCCTACGGCAGTGCATTATCTGCCTATGGTTTGATGTTCTTGGGCGCACACTTTGTTTGGGCATTCAGCTTAATGTTCCTGTTTAGTGGTCGTGGCTACTGGCAAGAATTAATTGAGTCTATTGTTTGGGCACACAATAAACTGAAGGTAGCACCCGCTATCCAGCCACGGGCTTTAAGCATCACTCAAGGTCGTGCGGTTGGTGTTGCACACTATCTCCTAGGAGGCATCGCCACCACATGGGCGTTCTTCCACGCGCACATACTTTCGGTAGGCTAG